One region of Malania oleifera isolate guangnan ecotype guangnan chromosome 6, ASM2987363v1, whole genome shotgun sequence genomic DNA includes:
- the LOC131157870 gene encoding putative B3 domain-containing protein Os03g0621600, with protein MARLRRRRMLSSGSRHEFFKIFLQQFSSQRMRIPPAFIQHFDGNIPNTALLKDHGGRCCEVEVEEDDNGVFMSNGWEGFVNDHTIEQGDFLIFRYDGKSTFDVKIFGKNGCQKCQKEEEVLAIDKFGPPVCVKEGELTNEAEQTCQTPPLICKKELSQPAQITEHSDSRGLHYRDQSKRIASAKLEIHRLFDSLGADLPKNPCFLASVGMRYILNIPRLVVLTNRIKLNDELVIRNWKGRWQVGVIFKKERISVTTGWVKFWRDNKLSRKDHCVFEFVVGRGGSCKELRAHIFYAGAGARAKVLKPHGHRAVKRP; from the exons ATGGCCAGGCTCCGCCGTCGCCGGATGCTTTCCTCCGGCAGTAGACATGAATTCTTCAAGATCTTTTTGCAACAATTTAGCTCCCAGCGAATG CGGATACCACCGGCATTCATTCAGCACTTCGATGGGAACATACCAAACACGGCTCTTCTGAAGGATCATGGTGGAAGGTGTTGTGAGGTGGAGGTGGAAGAAGATGATAATGGTGTGTTCATGAGCAATGGCTGGGAGGGCTTTGTGAATGATCACACAATAGAACAGGGGGACTTCTTAATTTTCAGATACGATGGGAAATCTACGTTTGATGTCAAAATATTCGGTAAAAATGGATGCCAGAAATGccagaaagaagaagaagtgcTGGCTATTGATAAGTTTGGCCCCCCAGTTTGCGTGAAGGAGGGAGAGCTGACGAATGAAGCTGAGCAGACTTGTCAGACTCCCCCTCTTATTTGCAAAAAAGAGCTGTCACAACCGGCCCAAATAACTGAACACTCAG ATTCACGTGGGCTTCATTATCGAGATCAATCAAAGAGAATTGCTTCAGCAAAGTTGGAAATTCACAGGTTGTTTGATTCCTTGGGAGCTGACTTACCAAAGAACCCTTGTTTCCTTGCTTCTGTGGGGATGCGGTATATTCTG AACATTCCAAGATTGGTGGTGTTGACAAATCGTATTAAATTAAATGATGAGCTGGTAATTCGGAATTGGAAGGGAAGGTGGCAGGTCGGTGTGATTTTCAAGAAGGAACGTATATCTGTGACTACGGGGTGGGTGAAGTTTTGGAGGGACAACAAGCTGAGCCGAAAAGATCATTGTGTTTTTGAGTTTGTGGTTGGCAGAGGAGGGTCTTGCAAGGAGTTAAGGGCGCATATTTTCTATGCAGGTGCAGGAGCAAGGGCAAAGGTTCTAAAGCCCCATGGACATCGAGCTGTGAAAAGGCCTTGA